In Chloroflexota bacterium, the sequence CTCGGCCATTAGAAGATCAGCAAGTTTGGCAGCGCTGGCATCGACGCTGCCTTCGTCGACCAAAACAACTTCTGAGGCACGAGCTGGCGGCTTTCGAAGGTCGGTCCAACGGGCGCCGGGGACATAGCCGTTCGTTCCGATCAGCGGATCAATGCTGGCAAGGTCCTGCGCACTCCAGACCGGAATATCGGCCCGGGCAGCCTTGCGAATACCCATGAAACTGGGATAGCGCGGCTCATTGATCTCCTTGCCGACCGAGACAACCGCAGGCAGCGTGGCGGTCACGATCTCGCGCCCCTCCTCGAGCTGACGCTCCACGGTGATCATGCCGTCGGCGATGTCCAGGATCCTGGTCACCTGGGTCAGCAAGGTCGCTCCCAGTTTTCGGGCCAAACCTGGTGCAACCAACCCACTGTTGCCATCCACCGACATCTTGCCGGTCAATACCACGTCGAAGTCGCCGTTCTTGCGAATGGCTGCGGACAGGATAGCCGCGGTGCCCCATGCATCGGTCCCGGAAAACGCCGGATCATCCAGCAACAGAGCGTTTTTGATGCCGCGCGCGATGGCATCCTTCAGGGCATCCGTGGCTGTCTCGGGGCCAGTAGTCATCACCGTCACCTCACCACCGAAACGGTCCTGAAGCAGGAGCGCCTCCTCTACTGCGTACTCGTCCCACGGGTTGAGAACCAAAGTCGCCTTGATGTCGCCACTGCTGACTTCAGCTACGCTGATCTTCGACATCTCGGCCGTGTCCGGGGTCTGTTTGACACAAACAACGAAGTTCAAGATTCCACCTCCTTGTGAAATGATATGAATTATATCATAGTCATGACGCACCGCGCCAATTTTACCCAATTTGGCCGGGCAACAGAACGGATGTGCAGACTCTGCCAGTCTGTGGTAGAATAGAGCGTTCCAGCTTGCATTTCACCGTGCCGTCGCATCTGCCATCGGTGCCATCGTCGCAACTACCGCGAGGCAATATGGAAGCCAACGAAATCCAGAGCCGATTAGCCGGTTTTCCTGTGTTTTCCAAATGGACACAGGAAGACCTTCGTCGTTTGGCTCAGGGGATAACGGTAGAGGAATACCAGGCAGAGGAAGCCATCCTGCCTAAAGAGGATACCCAGGGCGATCTCTCTGACGATGCCTACGTGATCAACCAGGGCACCGTCAGGCAATTCGTGGAGGGGGAACACGCGACCGCCATGCAGCACCGCACCCTGGCCGAAGGGGACGTATTCATCGATCAGACGCTGTTCCGGGGAAAGCGTTATTCCAGCGCTGCCACGGCTGAGACCTGGTGTGAACTCTTCCGCATCAATAGCGCCGACCTGGGTTGGGCGCTCAACAAGTATCCAGACCTCTGGAAACGCCTCATCCAGCCCGACTCCACCGGCAGGCTTCGGGCGATTCCCCTGTTGCGCTCTCTGACCGACGCGCATATCGAATATGTGGCCCAGTCGGTCGGGACAAGCGAGTTCAAGGCCGGCGATGAGATCTGTAAAAAGGACGATGAGGATGGCGCGCTCTGGATCATTGATTGGGGGCAGGTCGAGATCACCGATCAGGGCGAGTTGGATCTTAGCGGCGGTATGCCCGGTGTATTGCAGCCATCCGACACGCTGATCGAGGCGCAGGGCTTCGACCTGCTGAAATCGCCTCGTCTTACTTCCGGCAACTGGTTCCTTGGCGGCCTCTCCCGCGTTCCCGGCTACTTAACGACCAGCGCCATGGCTGCCACCGCGGTGCGTTTACTTCGGGTTCCAGCCCATGTGCTCGAAAGCCTGGTCATCGATTTTCCGGACGTTCTCGAACAGCTGGGCGACCGCATTCGTGTCGAGGAACATGTGCGGAAATTGGGACAAGGGATCGATTTTGATCTATTGAACGACGATCACTGGCGACAGATAGCGGGCCTGGCCACCATGGAA encodes:
- a CDS encoding electron transfer flavoprotein subunit beta/FixA family protein, translated to MNFVVCVKQTPDTAEMSKISVAEVSSGDIKATLVLNPWDEYAVEEALLLQDRFGGEVTVMTTGPETATDALKDAIARGIKNALLLDDPAFSGTDAWGTAAILSAAIRKNGDFDVVLTGKMSVDGNSGLVAPGLARKLGATLLTQVTRILDIADGMITVERQLEEGREIVTATLPAVVSVGKEINEPRYPSFMGIRKAARADIPVWSAQDLASIDPLIGTNGYVPGARWTDLRKPPARASEVVLVDEGSVDASAAKLADLLMAEKVV